In Candidatus Kuenenbacteria bacterium, one genomic interval encodes:
- a CDS encoding phospholipid carrier-dependent glycosyltransferase, producing the protein MKKLKVIILLLLIIILGAILRLVAVFHSGSFWFDEVVSLSIAQKGFVESWQYLQWENNPPAHYWLLHFWIKIFGQTEVILRLSSFLFSILNIFIIYLLGRTLTKKDSVGLFAALLSAASSYHLFTSMDARMYPMLFCFFLLSLYFFWRYLESNKKLFLAAYIIAAIITLYTHLIGLAMIITCNLYWFYHYFFISQKKTSWRQWLLAQFLVVLAFLPWLINFITHNVSRLTDDAWYFNTSGSGALLFELPRAYFFLGVEHPFLEIIALLFFGVLFVSVFVSHLECSSKLKEVKFNLEFPSAALLSLLIFIIPLSIGLCLQIWVSKYYILGSPGLFLLLAMGFEKLNFKSSHKKIIIVGILFLLLPYSFDIIKNQGQHKWDELASYVEQIEAPGDIIFFPAFVYNVPFDYYYRGKLAISNILSEKLGSDPLLLAIKYNWYPAIQPKDLPDFFEAFKNDKRVILIYPAVSAEIHHADFILDKFLKSDWKLIKEQKFEGFFERAAVYIFKNPAL; encoded by the coding sequence ATGAAAAAATTAAAGGTTATTATTCTTTTGCTGCTAATAATTATTTTGGGCGCGATACTTCGCCTGGTTGCTGTTTTTCATTCTGGTAGCTTTTGGTTTGATGAGGTTGTCAGTTTGAGCATTGCCCAAAAGGGCTTTGTCGAAAGTTGGCAGTATTTACAGTGGGAAAACAACCCACCAGCCCATTATTGGCTTTTGCATTTTTGGATAAAAATATTTGGCCAAACAGAAGTGATTTTACGCCTCTCATCTTTTCTGTTTTCTATTCTTAATATTTTTATCATTTATCTTTTGGGTCGCACCCTTACCAAAAAAGACAGTGTCGGCTTATTTGCTGCCCTTCTCTCTGCCGCTTCTAGCTATCACCTTTTTACTTCTATGGATGCGCGTATGTATCCGATGTTGTTTTGCTTTTTTCTTTTATCCTTATATTTTTTCTGGCGCTATTTAGAATCAAATAAAAAATTATTTCTTGCCGCCTATATTATAGCTGCGATTATTACTCTTTATACTCACCTAATAGGCCTTGCCATGATTATAACCTGCAATTTATATTGGTTTTATCATTATTTTTTTATTTCTCAAAAAAAAACCAGCTGGCGCCAGTGGCTTTTGGCCCAATTTTTGGTTGTCTTAGCCTTTTTGCCGTGGCTTATAAATTTTATTACTCACAATGTCTCTCGCCTGACCGACGATGCCTGGTATTTCAATACATCTGGCAGTGGCGCGCTTTTATTTGAGCTACCTCGTGCCTATTTTTTTCTTGGTGTCGAACATCCATTTTTAGAAATTATTGCCTTATTATTTTTTGGGGTACTTTTTGTCTCCGTTTTTGTTTCTCACCTCGAGTGTTCATCAAAATTAAAAGAAGTTAAATTTAATTTAGAGTTCCCCTCAGCAGCACTTTTGTCTTTGTTGATTTTTATCATACCGCTATCCATCGGTCTGTGCTTGCAGATTTGGGTATCCAAGTATTATATTCTTGGCAGTCCCGGTTTATTTTTGCTTTTAGCCATGGGCTTTGAAAAATTAAATTTTAAAAGTAGCCACAAAAAAATTATTATAGTTGGCATTTTGTTTCTCCTTTTGCCTTACAGTTTTGATATCATAAAAAATCAAGGCCAACACAAATGGGATGAACTGGCGAGCTATGTTGAGCAGATTGAAGCCCCCGGTGATATTATTTTTTTCCCGGCTTTTGTTTATAATGTTCCCTTTGATTATTACTATCGGGGCAAATTGGCAATTTCCAATATTTTGAGCGAAAAACTTGGCAGTGACCCACTGCTTTTGGCAATAAAATATAATTGGTATCCCGCGATTCAACCAAAAGATTTACCAGATTTTTTTGAGGCGTTTAAAAATGATAAGAGGGTAATTTTGATTTACCCAGCAGTTTCAGCCGAAATTCATCATGCTGATTTTATTCTAGATAAATTCTTAAAAAGTGATTGGAAGTTAATTAAAGAACAAAAGTTTGAAGGTTTTTTTGAGAGGGCTGCCGTATATATATTCAAAAACCCGGCCCTTTGA
- a CDS encoding polyprenol monophosphomannose synthase, translating to MKNFIILPTYNEKENLAELVMEIFGQGINDLSILIIDDNSPDGTGVLADELSQKYPVFVIHRRGKLGLGSAYREGFDYCLDKGAEYIFEMDADFSHDPKDLPRLLSAAKDGADLVIGSRKIKGGQIIGWNWERHLYSNGAMFFARFLLNLKTRDITAGFRCFCTNALKKIDYSKIKSNGYAFQIEMVYHLEKAGLKIVEAPVTFIDRQKGQSKLGQKDIREFFKTILNLKINRKAFLLFIKSISRHKTT from the coding sequence ATGAAAAATTTTATTATTCTCCCCACCTACAACGAGAAGGAAAACCTGGCCGAGCTGGTCATGGAGATTTTCGGGCAGGGTATTAATGATTTATCAATATTAATAATAGATGACAATTCACCTGACGGCACCGGTGTATTGGCCGATGAGCTGTCACAGAAATATCCAGTTTTTGTTATTCATCGTCGGGGCAAACTTGGTTTGGGCTCTGCTTATCGTGAGGGATTTGATTATTGTTTAGATAAAGGCGCAGAATATATTTTTGAGATGGACGCAGACTTCTCTCATGATCCCAAAGATTTACCGCGGTTATTATCTGCCGCCAAAGACGGAGCCGATTTGGTTATCGGTTCACGAAAAATAAAAGGCGGTCAGATTATCGGCTGGAACTGGGAAAGGCATCTTTATTCCAATGGCGCCATGTTTTTTGCTCGTTTTTTATTAAACCTGAAAACACGTGATATTACCGCGGGCTTTCGTTGTTTTTGCACGAACGCTCTAAAAAAAATAGATTATTCAAAAATAAAAAGCAACGGCTATGCTTTTCAAATCGAAATGGTTTATCATCTGGAAAAAGCCGGTCTGAAAATTGTTGAGGCCCCAGTTACATTTATTGACCGCCAAAAAGGCCAATCCAAACTTGGGCAGAAAGATATTCGTGAATTTTTTAAAACAATTTTAAATTTAAAAATAAACAGGAAAGCTTTTTTGTTATTTATAAAAAGTATTTCTAGACACAAAACAACATGA
- a CDS encoding YfhO family protein: protein MFLNKINNKIICLGVFVIFLVLSLVFTKAPLDHLGSALPKGPDPLLVSWIWSWEMHQIPINPLAVFDTNIFAPFKNTLAFTEHMFGSLLLAWPLFLIFKNIILVFNIISLSSFAIGGLGMYLLAFYLTKNKAASFIAAFIYAFAPYKITHLEHINLSGMWLPYFFLYLHKIFKDFSWRHTLLLLFFTLMVFLNAMQYFLFLPVVIIFFILANIDFKSIKITKEFVLKLFIFCSIIIIVCLSVLWPYLQLKSQGFARSVDNIEGLSPDLYDYLVSPFFYKYFYPTYLSEWIVGPGVFVLLLLFFSIIVLHHSIQRDKTKAIYLLIGFVAVLFSLGYYIQFTRGEMGGLIGPWAFFYHFVPGFSGVRCVGRYSIFFLLSSAALISIGLRWLFVDYFKNKRKKILFVFFSIIILLFVEFSFVPPKEYVAVPPVPKIYNWIKNTSDINVYLELPLGVGYSENNLGGFYEYYSISHFKKMVNGYSGHSPRNYEGLIIQLCNFDIQKEDLSAIKNYGATHIIFHFDYYPPNFKSKIINRLSEEGLADLIYFVDNDYVYQLK from the coding sequence ATGTTTTTAAACAAAATAAATAATAAAATAATTTGTTTGGGTGTTTTTGTGATTTTTTTAGTATTATCCTTGGTATTTACCAAGGCCCCGCTCGATCACCTTGGCTCAGCGCTACCCAAGGGTCCGGACCCGCTTTTGGTCAGTTGGATCTGGTCTTGGGAGATGCATCAAATCCCGATTAATCCTCTCGCTGTTTTTGACACCAATATTTTTGCCCCCTTCAAAAATACCCTAGCTTTTACCGAGCACATGTTTGGCTCGCTCCTTTTAGCTTGGCCGTTGTTTTTGATTTTCAAAAATATTATTTTGGTTTTTAATATTATTAGCCTGTCATCTTTTGCCATCGGCGGCCTGGGTATGTATTTACTAGCCTTTTATCTGACTAAAAACAAGGCAGCTTCTTTTATTGCTGCTTTTATTTATGCCTTTGCGCCTTACAAAATTACTCATTTAGAGCACATCAATCTAAGCGGCATGTGGCTGCCCTATTTTTTTCTTTATCTCCACAAAATTTTTAAAGATTTTTCTTGGCGACATACCTTATTGTTGCTATTCTTTACGCTGATGGTTTTTCTCAATGCCATGCAGTATTTCCTATTTTTGCCAGTTGTGATCATTTTTTTTATTCTGGCCAATATCGACTTCAAAAGCATTAAAATCACCAAAGAGTTTGTTCTCAAATTATTTATTTTTTGTTCAATCATAATCATTGTTTGTTTGTCTGTACTTTGGCCGTATCTACAGCTCAAAAGCCAGGGTTTTGCCCGCTCTGTTGATAATATTGAAGGCCTTTCCCCTGATTTATATGATTATTTAGTTAGCCCATTTTTTTACAAATACTTTTATCCCACCTATCTCTCAGAGTGGATAGTCGGTCCGGGGGTTTTTGTTTTATTGTTATTATTTTTTTCCATTATTGTGCTTCATCATTCAATTCAAAGAGACAAGACAAAGGCCATCTATTTGTTGATCGGCTTTGTCGCGGTTCTTTTTTCTCTTGGCTACTATATTCAATTTACGCGCGGAGAAATGGGGGGTCTTATTGGCCCCTGGGCTTTTTTTTATCATTTTGTCCCCGGTTTTTCTGGCGTCCGATGTGTTGGTCGGTATAGTATCTTTTTTCTTTTGAGCTCAGCCGCACTTATCAGTATTGGTCTGCGCTGGCTCTTTGTTGATTATTTTAAAAATAAGCGGAAGAAAATATTATTTGTATTCTTTTCAATTATAATTCTTCTATTTGTGGAGTTTAGTTTTGTGCCCCCCAAAGAATATGTGGCTGTTCCCCCAGTACCCAAAATTTATAATTGGATCAAAAACACCAGTGATATTAATGTTTATTTAGAATTACCCTTGGGGGTTGGTTATTCAGAAAATAATTTGGGCGGTTTTTATGAATATTATTCCATCTCTCATTTCAAAAAGATGGTCAATGGTTATAGCGGCCATTCGCCAAGAAATTACGAGGGGCTAATCATCCAGCTGTGCAATTTTGATATTCAAAAGGAAGACCTCTCTGCCATCAAGAATTATGGGGCTACTCATATAATTTTTCATTTTGATTATTATCCTCCCAATTTTAAATCCAAGATTATAAACAGGTTATCAGAGGAGGGTCTTGCTGATCTTATCTATTTTGTGGATAACGATTATGTTTATCAATTAAAATAA
- a CDS encoding glycosyltransferase — translation MISIVLPVFNEALILEKNALQVFDFCQKNLSGDWQIIISDNNSADATGLIGEKLSHTHEKIKYFHLNSQGKGLAVISAWQKFKSDIYIFMDIDLSVGLNDLPALISAVKAGADIAAGSRFLPKSVVERSFARKLFSIFLKNILKIIFNLKIKDAPCGFKAVNQQIVDSIIPRVKNQTWFFDTELLILSERAHYKIKEIPVVWQEPRAANRKSKVSPMFVAFEYLKNIFRVYFSHHK, via the coding sequence ATGATTTCTATTGTCTTGCCGGTTTTTAATGAAGCGCTGATTTTGGAGAAAAATGCGCTTCAAGTTTTTGATTTTTGCCAGAAAAATTTATCCGGCGACTGGCAGATAATTATTAGTGACAATAATTCCGCTGACGCTACGGGGTTAATTGGAGAAAAATTATCCCATACTCATGAAAAAATAAAATATTTTCATCTTAATTCACAGGGCAAGGGTCTGGCTGTGATATCTGCTTGGCAAAAATTCAAAAGTGATATTTATATTTTTATGGACATAGATCTGTCCGTTGGCTTAAACGATTTACCCGCGCTTATTAGTGCAGTCAAAGCCGGAGCCGATATTGCCGCTGGCTCGCGCTTTCTGCCAAAATCAGTAGTTGAGCGATCCTTCGCCAGAAAATTATTTTCTATTTTTTTAAAAAACATTTTAAAAATTATTTTTAACCTAAAAATAAAAGACGCACCCTGTGGTTTCAAGGCCGTTAACCAACAAATAGTTGACAGCATCATTCCCAGAGTAAAAAACCAGACTTGGTTTTTTGATACAGAGCTCTTAATTTTATCGGAGCGCGCCCATTATAAAATAAAAGAAATTCCGGTTGTCTGGCAAGAGCCACGGGCAGCAAATAGAAAAAGCAAGGTCAGTCCAATGTTTGTGGCTTTTGAGTATTTAAAAAATATTTTTCGTGTTTATTTTAGCCATCACAAGTAA
- a CDS encoding RlmE family RNA methyltransferase, producing MPKNFVPQDSYFQKAKELGYRARSAFKLEEIQKRFYILKPGLDVLDLGAAPGSWLQYASKITGAKSLLIGLDLQKIEPIAKNIKTFIVDIFSDEAVKLIQKYHPAPFPIILSDLAPATSGEKELDHFRSLDLNRQVVKLAEKFLAPRGALILKVFQGSEFDEFIQELKPQFANVEIYKPKASRDRSFEVYLIARK from the coding sequence ATGCCCAAAAATTTTGTTCCCCAAGATTCTTATTTTCAAAAAGCCAAAGAGCTCGGCTATCGCGCTAGGAGCGCTTTTAAGCTAGAAGAAATTCAAAAAAGATTTTATATTCTCAAACCGGGTTTGGATGTCTTGGATTTGGGTGCCGCACCCGGCAGTTGGCTACAATATGCGAGTAAAATTACTGGGGCAAAGTCTCTGCTTATTGGTTTAGACCTCCAAAAAATCGAGCCCATTGCCAAAAATATCAAAACTTTCATTGTTGATATTTTTTCTGATGAGGCGGTCAAATTAATTCAAAAATATCACCCCGCTCCATTTCCGATTATCCTTTCTGATCTCGCCCCAGCCACTTCTGGCGAAAAGGAATTAGACCATTTCCGCTCGCTAGATTTAAATCGCCAAGTTGTTAAATTGGCAGAAAAATTTTTAGCTCCACGTGGAGCACTGATCTTAAAGGTCTTTCAGGGTAGTGAATTTGATGAATTTATCCAAGAATTAAAACCTCAGTTTGCCAATGTCGAAATCTACAAGCCCAAAGCCAGCCGTGATCGGAGCTTTGAAGTTTATTTAATTGCGAGAAAATAG
- a CDS encoding peptidoglycan bridge formation glycyltransferase FemA/FemB family protein: MEIIADYKNKTEWNNFVADNTSPSSFLQSWEWGEFNEKILGNKVVRLAMLVDNKLVMTASLIRKELPSGHFYYYCPRGIVWAKDFMDKRADYYRPILKKAEAELGEAVFLRLDLPYEHKDYLAGFLGRLGFRKPKILTKTSEPKSTLLLDITRSEEDLLEKMNQKTRYNIRLAEKKGVKIRIMNYESRIMDKDIEKFYQLSKEMAGRNKIKIYERSYYEKLVNFFGQGDKDVKLKLYLAEYEGRALGSIMVVYFGNGATYLHGASSNEHRELMPNYLLQWKAIMEAKKEGYKIYDFWGVSEENRHWAGITRFKHGFGGKTVEYLGSWDYVLNKKWYNLLWGAKFFKKIIP; the protein is encoded by the coding sequence ATGGAAATTATTGCTGATTATAAAAATAAAACTGAATGGAATAACTTTGTAGCGGACAATACCAGCCCGTCGAGTTTTTTGCAATCGTGGGAATGGGGTGAATTTAATGAGAAAATACTTGGCAATAAGGTGGTGCGCCTGGCAATGTTAGTGGACAACAAATTGGTGATGACGGCTAGTTTGATCAGAAAAGAGCTACCCAGCGGGCATTTTTATTATTATTGCCCGAGAGGTATTGTCTGGGCCAAGGACTTTATGGATAAGCGGGCAGATTATTATCGACCTATTTTGAAAAAAGCAGAGGCGGAATTGGGAGAGGCGGTATTTTTGAGATTGGACCTGCCTTATGAACACAAAGATTATCTGGCGGGGTTTTTGGGCCGGTTGGGTTTTAGAAAGCCAAAAATATTGACCAAAACCAGCGAGCCAAAAAGTACTCTACTTTTAGATATCACGAGAAGTGAGGAGGATCTTTTGGAAAAGATGAATCAAAAAACCAGATATAATATTCGCTTGGCGGAGAAGAAAGGAGTAAAAATTAGAATAATGAATTATGAATCTAGAATTATGGATAAGGATATAGAAAAGTTTTATCAGCTGAGCAAAGAAATGGCGGGAAGGAATAAGATAAAAATTTACGAGCGTAGTTATTATGAGAAGTTGGTTAATTTTTTTGGCCAAGGGGATAAGGATGTCAAACTGAAATTGTATCTGGCTGAATATGAGGGAAGGGCACTCGGCTCGATAATGGTAGTTTATTTTGGCAATGGTGCGACCTATCTGCATGGAGCGTCGTCAAATGAACATCGCGAACTGATGCCCAATTATCTCTTGCAGTGGAAAGCAATAATGGAGGCCAAAAAAGAAGGTTATAAGATATATGATTTCTGGGGAGTGAGTGAGGAAAACAGACACTGGGCTGGTATTACCAGATTCAAACATGGCTTTGGCGGCAAGACGGTGGAATATTTGGGGAGCTGGGATTATGTCTTGAATAAAAAATGGTATAACCTTTTGTGGGGTGCAAAATTTTTTAAAAAAATAATACCCTAA
- a CDS encoding NTP transferase domain-containing protein, which translates to MIKKIVIMAAGKGTRMLELSADKPKHLIGVKDRPFLYYSLANVKAAGFEEIILVVGYKKEKMAEFTEEYGKEFNLKLVDQFEKMGEDKYGTAMPVAATKEAVSNENFVVINGDDLYAVEDLKKMKELDDEFCYAGGMPTDDPSPYGILKPDGDNFLERIVEKPKPDIDFDGSRPRDYLVNVGMYKFTPEIFWAIEKIKLSPRGEYELTDAVSILAREKKVKIVPVTGKWKSFTNPDDIKRMEEYLNY; encoded by the coding sequence ATGATAAAAAAGATTGTGATCATGGCGGCCGGCAAAGGTACAAGAATGCTCGAGCTGTCAGCAGATAAACCAAAACATTTGATCGGCGTGAAAGACCGCCCTTTTTTATATTACTCCCTAGCCAATGTCAAAGCGGCTGGATTTGAGGAGATAATTTTGGTGGTAGGTTATAAAAAGGAAAAAATGGCAGAATTTACAGAAGAGTACGGAAAAGAATTTAATCTGAAATTGGTAGACCAATTTGAAAAAATGGGCGAAGATAAATACGGCACGGCTATGCCTGTCGCGGCAACAAAGGAGGCGGTCTCAAATGAAAATTTTGTGGTGATCAATGGCGATGATCTCTACGCGGTAGAAGATCTGAAAAAAATGAAAGAACTAGATGATGAATTTTGCTATGCTGGTGGTATGCCGACCGATGACCCATCGCCATATGGAATTTTAAAGCCTGATGGTGATAATTTTTTGGAACGCATTGTAGAAAAACCAAAACCAGATATTGATTTTGATGGCAGTCGGCCTAGAGACTATCTGGTCAATGTGGGGATGTATAAATTTACACCGGAAATTTTTTGGGCGATTGAAAAAATAAAACTTTCTCCTCGCGGTGAATATGAACTGACTGACGCGGTAAGTATTTTGGCCAGAGAGAAAAAAGTAAAAATAGTACCAGTGACTGGCAAATGGAAAAGCTTTACCAATCCGGATGATATAAAAAGAATGGAAGAGTATTTAAATTATTAA
- a CDS encoding UDP-N-acetylmuramoyl-L-alanyl-D-glutamate--2,6-diaminopimelate ligase has translation MIKTLIKKLIPKFLLGWYHLGLAVLAKWYYSNPSGKLIVIGVTGTNGKSTTVNLIGKILEETGAKVGWTTTVNFKVAGKKWLNDKKMTMVGRMQLQKLLAEMVKAGCRYAVIETSSEGIKQHRHSGINYDVAVFTNLTPEHIESHGSFENYKKAKGKLFVHLMKCRRKIIAGQKVPKISVVNLDSEHADYYLNFPADKKWGYTAKHKTQPTKLNNIIMADNVKIGTNGSEFEVENVKFTTKLPGEFNVENCLSAIATAGALNIGLEISKNALEKIDGVAGRMEFIDEGQNFQVLVDYAPEPESMRRLYEFINNNLRIKGKIIHVLGSCGGGRDKSRRPVLGKMAAENAEAVIVTNEDPYDDEPIKIINEVAAGSEEIKKLGNKKVEVIKILDRREAIRKAIELAKENDLVLLTGKGAEQFICVAKGEKIPWDERMVAREELRKLNK, from the coding sequence ATGATAAAAACACTGATTAAAAAATTAATACCTAAATTTTTACTAGGCTGGTATCACTTGGGTTTAGCTGTTTTGGCCAAGTGGTATTATAGTAATCCATCGGGAAAATTGATCGTGATTGGGGTGACAGGGACCAATGGCAAGTCTACAACTGTCAATCTGATTGGCAAAATTCTCGAAGAAACTGGAGCCAAGGTCGGCTGGACCACTACGGTCAATTTTAAAGTGGCTGGCAAAAAGTGGCTCAATGATAAAAAAATGACCATGGTTGGCCGGATGCAATTACAAAAACTCTTGGCCGAGATGGTAAAAGCAGGTTGTAGATATGCTGTAATAGAAACTTCTTCTGAAGGAATAAAACAACATCGCCACTCGGGCATAAATTATGATGTGGCGGTTTTTACCAATTTGACGCCAGAGCATATTGAATCACATGGTAGTTTTGAAAATTACAAAAAAGCCAAGGGGAAATTATTTGTGCACCTAATGAAATGCCGACGCAAAATAATTGCGGGGCAAAAAGTACCAAAAATTAGTGTGGTTAATTTGGATAGTGAGCACGCGGATTATTATTTAAATTTTCCAGCAGATAAAAAGTGGGGCTACACGGCAAAACACAAAACTCAACCAACAAAACTCAATAATATAATTATGGCTGATAATGTAAAGATAGGAACAAATGGTTCTGAATTTGAAGTGGAGAATGTAAAATTTACCACCAAGCTACCCGGTGAATTTAATGTAGAAAATTGTCTCTCCGCCATTGCCACAGCTGGGGCTTTGAATATTGGCCTGGAAATTAGCAAAAATGCTTTGGAAAAAATTGATGGCGTGGCTGGCCGGATGGAATTTATTGATGAGGGACAAAATTTTCAGGTTTTGGTGGACTATGCGCCAGAACCAGAATCAATGCGCCGGCTGTATGAATTTATTAATAATAACTTGAGAATAAAAGGAAAAATAATTCACGTGCTTGGCTCGTGCGGTGGAGGACGAGATAAGTCAAGACGACCGGTTCTCGGTAAAATGGCGGCCGAAAATGCCGAGGCGGTGATTGTGACCAATGAAGACCCTTATGATGACGAACCGATAAAAATAATTAATGAAGTGGCAGCAGGATCAGAAGAAATAAAGAAATTGGGGAATAAAAAAGTTGAGGTAATCAAAATCCTTGATCGCCGCGAGGCAATAAGAAAGGCCATCGAATTGGCAAAAGAAAATGACCTGGTACTTTTGACTGGTAAGGGGGCGGAGCAATTTATCTGCGTAGCCAAGGGAGAAAAAATCCCTTGGGATGAAAGGATGGTGGCAAGGGAAGAATTAAGGAAATTGAATAAATAA
- a CDS encoding carbohydrate kinase family protein: MKKFDAISIGSALQDIFILNKDMICKDVKVCHPFNPENMGDKINVKKMYFDIGGGGTNGAATLANMGLKTAVVCQVGRDLAGEKVISTMKNFRVNTDFVTINKKEETGYSVIFIDKDGDKTALVYRGASDLKKYPATNISRLSTKWFFITSLHANLKLLGNIYRKAKKLGAKIAWNPGGAELNLGKEKLKNFLAQTDILFLNLKEAQKLSGVKRKNIKQIFERLERVSPGAIIAVTGGKSGAWVKNGLETLWADILDRKVVNATGAGDAFGSGFVAGLFLYKGDVKKSLQLAMLNSNSVVTEMGAKHGLLPRPPATRELNKITIKLL, translated from the coding sequence ATGAAAAAATTTGACGCAATTTCTATTGGTTCGGCCCTACAGGACATCTTTATTTTAAATAAGGATATGATTTGTAAAGATGTAAAAGTCTGCCATCCATTTAATCCGGAAAATATGGGCGACAAGATCAATGTCAAAAAAATGTATTTTGATATTGGCGGGGGCGGCACCAATGGCGCAGCCACACTGGCCAATATGGGACTAAAAACCGCGGTGGTCTGCCAGGTGGGAAGAGATTTGGCTGGTGAAAAAGTAATCAGCACCATGAAAAATTTTCGGGTGAATACTGACTTTGTTACGATAAACAAAAAAGAGGAAACTGGATATTCGGTGATATTTATAGACAAAGATGGCGACAAAACTGCCCTAGTTTATCGAGGAGCCTCGGATTTAAAAAAATATCCAGCCACCAATATAAGCCGGCTCTCGACTAAGTGGTTCTTTATAACTTCTCTCCACGCCAATCTAAAACTACTGGGCAATATTTATAGAAAAGCAAAAAAATTGGGAGCCAAGATCGCCTGGAATCCGGGAGGAGCAGAATTGAATTTGGGCAAAGAAAAATTGAAAAACTTTTTGGCCCAGACTGATATTCTATTTTTAAATCTCAAAGAAGCCCAAAAACTATCGGGGGTGAAAAGAAAAAATATTAAACAGATTTTTGAAAGATTGGAGAGGGTCTCTCCGGGGGCGATAATCGCTGTCACCGGAGGAAAGTCTGGAGCTTGGGTAAAAAATGGATTGGAAACTTTGTGGGCTGATATTTTGGATAGAAAAGTGGTCAATGCCACAGGCGCGGGTGATGCATTCGGCTCTGGCTTTGTGGCTGGATTGTTTTTATACAAGGGTGATGTCAAAAAATCACTGCAACTAGCGATGCTCAATTCAAATAGTGTGGTGACGGAAATGGGAGCAAAACATGGGCTTTTGCCTAGGCCACCAGCGACTAGAGAATTGAACAAGATCACGATAAAATTACTTTAA
- a CDS encoding MFS transporter, whose amino-acid sequence MPKRVVGVYLLLNFLVSLSMAYMAGTYITFLRHHGLDYVSAIIPNIAYFVTIFIFELPTGAIADVFGRKFSFVLSCFIWVAAKVVYFFADNLLAFVAAEIIAAIGQTCASGAFEAWVVDSLRHEGYKGETVKIFSSGLKTKQAAMIVGAIVGTWVSKDNIAMPWIAGAITFFITAILAMFLMKEKYFVKKNFSFVSGCKEVGKTIQRGGECVLKNKNIRFVITSSAVLAFAVQAPNMQWQPFFQGLGVNRLFFGWLFAFIAIAAMIGSHYGPWLLQKIKSERKAISITLSLVGLFVFLTAIGAFKLFLALPAFLTHEIFRGLYQPIKSQYLNENIASEERATLNSFESLTSHVFGAAGLVVSGVLAKELSVEWCWLIFGLATILASWKINKK is encoded by the coding sequence ATGCCTAAAAGAGTTGTTGGGGTTTATCTGCTGCTTAATTTTCTAGTAAGCCTTTCAATGGCTTATATGGCCGGAACCTACATTACCTTTTTGCGACACCACGGCCTAGACTATGTCAGCGCTATAATTCCAAACATCGCCTATTTTGTTACAATTTTCATTTTTGAATTACCAACAGGCGCAATAGCCGATGTTTTTGGGAGAAAGTTTTCCTTTGTCCTTTCGTGTTTTATCTGGGTGGCTGCCAAGGTTGTATATTTTTTTGCCGACAACTTATTAGCCTTCGTGGCGGCAGAGATAATAGCTGCTATCGGCCAGACTTGTGCTAGCGGTGCTTTTGAAGCCTGGGTAGTAGACAGCTTACGCCATGAGGGATATAAAGGGGAAACGGTAAAAATTTTTTCTAGTGGGCTAAAAACAAAACAGGCAGCAATGATTGTCGGGGCAATTGTCGGTACCTGGGTGTCCAAAGATAATATTGCTATGCCTTGGATTGCGGGGGCAATAACTTTTTTTATAACAGCGATTTTGGCCATGTTTTTAATGAAGGAAAAATATTTTGTTAAAAAAAATTTCTCTTTTGTCTCAGGTTGCAAAGAGGTCGGAAAAACAATACAAAGAGGTGGTGAATGTGTATTAAAAAATAAAAATATCCGCTTTGTTATAACCTCCAGCGCTGTACTGGCCTTTGCTGTCCAGGCTCCCAATATGCAATGGCAGCCATTTTTCCAGGGTCTGGGTGTTAATCGATTATTTTTCGGATGGCTGTTCGCATTTATAGCCATCGCAGCAATGATCGGATCGCATTATGGACCATGGTTGCTCCAAAAAATCAAAAGTGAACGAAAGGCAATATCAATAACATTGTCACTTGTTGGCTTATTTGTTTTTTTGACAGCCATTGGGGCTTTCAAATTATTTTTGGCCTTGCCAGCTTTTTTGACCCATGAGATATTCCGTGGATTATACCAGCCAATAAAAAGCCAATATTTAAACGAAAATATTGCTTCGGAAGAAAGGGCCACCCTAAATTCATTTGAGTCACTGACTAGCCATGTTTTTGGAGCCGCCGGCTTGGTTGTAAGTGGGGTGCTAGCCAAGGAGTTGTCGGTGGAGTGGTGTTGGTTAATTTTTGGACTGGCCACAATATTGGCTAGCTGGAAAATAAATAAAAAATAA